One genomic region from Thermus antranikianii DSM 12462 encodes:
- a CDS encoding AzlC family ABC transporter permease, whose amino-acid sequence MKRGLRAAWPIALGYFPVAVAFGALGAQAGLSPLWIQLTSLLVFAGASQFALVGLLAQGVPPLLAALLGLLLNLRHAFYGPALRPYLRGGPLEAFFLTDEVFAVALRALPGLPPGERRGYFLGLGLGAYLSWNLGTALGVLGAQGLLAFPGLGEALSFALPALFFLLALPHLKNPVALLAGGVALGFHLLGQTAWGLFLAGVTGLLGEGFGERRRP is encoded by the coding sequence ATGAAGCGGGGGCTACGGGCAGCTTGGCCCATCGCCTTGGGGTATTTCCCCGTGGCCGTGGCCTTCGGCGCTTTGGGGGCGCAGGCGGGGCTCAGCCCCCTTTGGATCCAGCTCACCTCTCTCCTGGTCTTCGCCGGGGCCAGCCAGTTCGCCCTGGTGGGGCTTTTGGCCCAGGGGGTCCCGCCCTTGTTGGCGGCCCTTTTGGGGCTTCTCCTCAACCTGCGCCACGCCTTCTACGGCCCCGCCCTGAGGCCCTACCTGAGGGGAGGTCCCCTAGAGGCCTTCTTTCTCACCGATGAGGTCTTCGCCGTGGCTTTGAGGGCCCTCCCGGGCCTTCCCCCAGGGGAAAGGCGGGGCTACTTCCTGGGCTTGGGCCTCGGGGCCTACCTCTCCTGGAACCTGGGCACCGCCCTCGGGGTCTTGGGGGCCCAGGGGCTCTTGGCCTTCCCGGGTTTGGGGGAGGCCCTTTCCTTCGCCCTTCCCGCCCTTTTCTTCCTCCTGGCCCTGCCCCACCTGAAGAACCCCGTGGCCCTGCTGGCGGGCGGGGTGGCCCTGGGCTTCCACCTCCTGGGCCAGACGGCCTGGGGCCTCTTCCTGGCAGGGGTCACCGGGCTCCTTGGAGAGGGATTTGGCGAAAGGAGGCGTCCATGA
- a CDS encoding helix-turn-helix domain-containing protein — protein sequence MKNDLFYEVGQNLRRLRQAKGLTLSGLAAKAGVAKSLLHALEAGRANPTLATLWALAQALEVPFGELVQARPVGDEGVTVQLIERTRGRSGEPLEVYRMDLSPCSVRWAEAHERGLRERVIGLRGKARVGPPPGREVGPGEEVEFAGDEPHVYASEEGASLLVFLHYPLPPRPQGEAGSPEKASLALREVSLGVGGLALEGRWLAPGFQEGVFVRWGANRTYLFSLPLASLPRLEAQGLLGEALALLHAPTEDLRSHGQSPSLLLRTLAWEGLLLKGEVADPASLLVQTARPPVGSSKEENGESRISVDLYARVELLHPGYARQPLFLAYGLQAVGLERGRFLDVGTGPGHHLLLLLELLPHLEPVAVEPSPASRQALAQLIPGVEVLPEDFTLLDPEETFPLIVCVGASHHMSTWRFLEKAYRLLRPGGLLAVADEFLRPFTTREERARNLVLHHTAYLLPFPLEETEALWALRLLALQGKSRGLRALAEEALQDLETRSDAFATFARLELQALLAGLDYEVETKTYPRRFLELAFAVGFELEHHHRLFATHGRGSWDGGTHLFLLRRPK from the coding sequence ATGAAGAACGATCTGTTCTACGAAGTGGGGCAAAACCTCCGCCGGTTGCGCCAGGCCAAGGGGCTGACCCTGTCTGGCTTGGCGGCCAAAGCCGGGGTGGCGAAATCGCTTCTTCACGCCTTGGAAGCGGGACGCGCCAACCCCACCTTGGCCACCCTTTGGGCCTTGGCCCAGGCCCTGGAGGTGCCCTTTGGTGAGTTGGTCCAAGCCCGCCCTGTAGGCGATGAGGGCGTTACGGTTCAACTTATTGAACGAACCCGAGGGCGGTCGGGTGAGCCGCTGGAGGTGTACCGTATGGACCTCTCCCCCTGTTCTGTGCGTTGGGCGGAGGCGCACGAGCGGGGGCTTCGTGAGCGGGTCATCGGCCTAAGGGGGAAGGCCAGGGTGGGACCGCCTCCAGGCAGGGAGGTGGGGCCGGGGGAAGAGGTGGAGTTCGCTGGGGATGAACCCCATGTGTACGCCAGCGAGGAGGGGGCGAGCCTCCTGGTTTTCCTGCACTACCCACTGCCTCCCCGGCCGCAAGGGGAGGCCGGTAGCCCGGAGAAGGCCTCCTTGGCCCTGCGGGAGGTGAGCCTAGGGGTGGGGGGTCTGGCCTTGGAAGGCCGCTGGCTTGCGCCGGGGTTCCAGGAAGGGGTTTTTGTTCGTTGGGGCGCAAACCGCACCTACCTCTTTAGCCTCCCTTTGGCCTCCTTACCCCGCCTCGAGGCCCAGGGGCTTTTGGGCGAGGCCTTGGCCCTCCTCCATGCCCCTACAGAAGATCTGAGGTCCCATGGGCAAAGCCCCAGCCTCCTCCTACGCACCCTGGCTTGGGAGGGGTTGCTCCTTAAGGGGGAAGTGGCCGACCCGGCCTCTCTTCTCGTCCAAACCGCGCGGCCTCCTGTGGGCTCTTCAAAGGAAGAGAATGGGGAAAGTCGTATCTCGGTGGACCTCTACGCCCGGGTGGAACTCCTCCATCCCGGCTACGCCAGGCAGCCCCTTTTTCTGGCCTATGGGTTGCAGGCCGTGGGCCTGGAGAGGGGAAGGTTTTTGGACGTGGGCACGGGGCCTGGGCATCACCTTCTCCTGCTCTTGGAGCTGTTGCCCCATTTGGAGCCGGTGGCGGTGGAACCCAGTCCGGCCTCGAGGCAAGCCCTGGCCCAGTTGATCCCAGGCGTGGAGGTGTTGCCTGAGGATTTCACCCTTTTGGATCCGGAGGAAACCTTTCCCCTGATCGTCTGCGTGGGGGCCAGCCACCACATGTCCACGTGGCGCTTCTTAGAGAAGGCTTACCGGCTCCTGCGCCCTGGGGGCCTTTTGGCGGTGGCGGACGAGTTTTTGCGTCCCTTCACCACCCGAGAGGAGCGGGCCCGGAACCTGGTGCTTCACCACACGGCCTACCTGCTCCCCTTTCCCTTGGAGGAAACGGAGGCCCTTTGGGCTTTACGCCTGCTAGCCTTGCAAGGAAAGTCCCGAGGCCTTAGGGCCTTGGCCGAGGAGGCTCTGCAAGACCTTGAAACGCGTTCCGATGCCTTCGCTACCTTTGCGCGGCTGGAGCTCCAGGCCCTTCTGGCCGGGCTGGACTACGAGGTGGAGACCAAGACCTATCCCCGCCGTTTTTTGGAGCTGGCCTTTGCCGTGGGCTTTGAGCTGGAGCACCACCACCGTTTGTTTGCCACCCATGGCCGCGGTTCTTGGGACGGGGGCACCCACCTCTTCCTCCTGAGGAGGCCCAAATGA
- a CDS encoding PIN domain-containing protein gives MPSAGPGASELVFLDANVLFSASLGGEVFEAIWLGARKGRYRLATSPYCLLEARENLVRKRPQALRGLKDRLKVVRLVPEAKGEAWMEGLVPEKDLPFLAAAVAAGASVLLTGDTRHFGPLMARQDLPLRVLTPGDFIRSFRPSG, from the coding sequence ATGCCTTCCGCCGGGCCTGGGGCCTCTGAGTTGGTCTTTTTGGACGCCAACGTCCTTTTCTCGGCAAGCCTCGGGGGGGAGGTGTTTGAGGCGATCTGGCTGGGGGCCAGGAAGGGAAGGTACCGGCTGGCCACAAGCCCTTACTGCCTGCTGGAGGCCCGGGAAAACCTCGTGCGCAAACGACCCCAAGCCCTTAGAGGGCTCAAGGACCGGCTCAAGGTGGTGCGCTTGGTGCCGGAAGCCAAAGGCGAGGCTTGGATGGAGGGCCTGGTGCCCGAAAAAGACCTTCCCTTCCTCGCCGCCGCCGTGGCCGCAGGGGCTTCTGTTCTCCTCACCGGGGATACCCGCCACTTCGGTCCCTTGATGGCCCGTCAGGATCTCCCCCTAAGGGTCCTCACCCCCGGCGACTTCATCCGGAGCTTCCGCCCCTCAGGTTAA
- a CDS encoding AbrB/MazE/SpoVT family DNA-binding domain-containing protein, whose protein sequence is MKALTSLSKRGQITLPAEVRRALGLKPGDTLVVRVEAGRVVLEPAVVLPVELYTEERIREFAENAQVTPEELDAFRRAWGL, encoded by the coding sequence ATGAAGGCGCTTACCTCCCTCTCCAAACGGGGCCAGATCACCCTCCCCGCGGAGGTACGCCGGGCCTTGGGCTTGAAGCCGGGGGACACCTTGGTGGTCCGGGTGGAAGCGGGCAGGGTTGTCTTGGAGCCTGCGGTGGTGTTGCCCGTGGAGCTCTACACGGAGGAGCGCATCCGGGAGTTCGCCGAAAACGCCCAGGTCACCCCGGAGGAGCTGGATGCCTTCCGCCGGGCCTGGGGCCTCTGA
- a CDS encoding phosphoadenosine phosphosulfate reductase family protein has translation MKVSLEALAAGIGEPFGSFDLKEATDLAERALEAALVQGAEAFVLTYSGGKDSTATTVLTLEWWKRRGKPVEIHVVYADTGLEIPTLHAQALAFLEAVKRLHPGVHVHTARPRPEESFWVQIIGKGYPPPHNRFRWCTRRLKIAPMDRLVQSLPGKKAILTGVRFGESDARDQRLILSCSRGGECGQGVLFQEAKRLNALYVAPIAFWRECFVWDYLNFVAPSLGYPTEGLEAVYGGRDTRFGCWTCTVVRRDKAMARALENGHAHLLPLYEFREWLWAWTRDPRTREKRKDGKPGRLTLEARREVYRRLKEVEAKLGMEFLTSEEEALIQKLWRSGRYNGKRR, from the coding sequence ATGAAGGTTTCCCTTGAAGCGCTGGCCGCGGGGATAGGGGAACCCTTTGGGTCTTTCGACCTCAAAGAGGCCACAGACCTGGCCGAGCGCGCCCTCGAGGCCGCCCTCGTCCAGGGGGCCGAGGCCTTCGTCCTCACCTACTCGGGGGGCAAGGACTCCACCGCCACCACCGTCCTCACCCTGGAGTGGTGGAAGCGCCGGGGGAAGCCCGTGGAGATCCACGTGGTCTACGCCGACACGGGGCTGGAGATCCCCACCCTCCACGCCCAGGCCCTGGCCTTCCTGGAGGCGGTGAAGAGGCTCCACCCCGGGGTCCACGTTCACACCGCCCGCCCCCGCCCCGAGGAGAGCTTCTGGGTCCAAATCATCGGCAAGGGCTACCCCCCGCCCCACAACCGCTTCCGCTGGTGCACCCGCAGGTTGAAGATCGCCCCCATGGACCGCCTGGTCCAGAGCCTTCCCGGGAAGAAGGCCATCCTCACGGGGGTGCGCTTCGGGGAGTCGGACGCCCGGGACCAGAGGCTCATCCTCTCTTGCTCCCGGGGCGGGGAGTGCGGCCAGGGGGTGCTCTTCCAGGAGGCCAAGCGCCTGAATGCCCTCTACGTGGCCCCCATCGCCTTCTGGCGGGAGTGCTTCGTGTGGGACTACCTGAACTTCGTGGCCCCCTCCCTGGGCTACCCCACGGAGGGCCTGGAGGCGGTCTACGGGGGCCGGGACACCCGCTTCGGGTGCTGGACCTGCACCGTGGTGCGGCGGGACAAGGCCATGGCGCGGGCCCTGGAGAACGGCCACGCCCACCTCCTCCCCCTCTACGAGTTCCGGGAGTGGCTTTGGGCGTGGACCCGGGATCCCCGGACCCGGGAGAAGCGGAAGGACGGCAAGCCCGGGAGGCTCACCCTGGAGGCCAGGCGGGAGGTGTACCGGAGGTTGAAGGAGGTGGAGGCGAAGCTCGGGATGGAGTTCCTCACTTCCGAGGAGGAGGCGCTCATTCAGAAGCTGTGGCGTTCCGGGAGGTACAATGGAAAACGCAGGTGA